The Chloroflexia bacterium SDU3-3 sequence CACGGTGGGCGTGAACCCGGTGGTCACGCTGCTGGCGCTGGCGCTCTTCGGCGAGCTGTTTGGGCTGGTGGGGGCGCTGCTGGCGGTGCCGCTGGCCGCCGCGCTGCAGGTGCTGCTCGACCGCTTTGTGCTGCGCGGGCCAGCGCCCGAGAGCATGGAGATCGGCGGGCGCGACCAGCTGGCGCTGCTGCGCTATCGGGCCCAAGATCTGGCCAGCGACCTGCGGCAGCAGGTGCGCAGCAAGGGCGCGGAGATCACGCCCGAGGCCGATGCGGGCGAGGAGGAGCTTGAGTCCATCCTCACCGACCTTGACAGCGTGCTTTCGGCGGCCCAGGAGCAGACCCCATGAGACGAATTGCACAGATCACGCTTACTATTTTCTGCACGCTGCTGGCCTTTGTGCTGCTGTGGGCGTTTCGGCCAGCGCTTGAGCTGTTTGTCGGCTCGGTGGCGATCGCGGCGGCGCTGCGCCCGCTGGTGCGGCAGACCGAGGACCGCGGCATACCGCGTGGCTACGCCATCCTGCTGTGGTATGTGCTGGCGCTGGCGCTGCTGGGTCTGGTGGGCGGGCTGTTCCTGCTCAATATCTCGGGCGAGGCGGCCAGCGCGCTTGAGGGCTTCCCCACATGGTACCGCACGCTGGTGGTGCAGCTGCAGCAGGGCGACATGGTAGGCCAGGCGCTGGCCCAGGCCCTGCCCCCGCCCGAGGTTGTGGCGCTGCCGCAGGCCCCGGCCTTCACCGGAACGCTGACCGGGCTGGTGGGCGGGGCGGTAGCGCAGATTGTGCTGGTGATGGCGATGCTCAGCCTGTCGTTCTACTGGCTGAGCGAGGTCACCCACTTCGAGCGCCTGTGGCTCTCGCTGCTGCCGGTGGGGGCGCGCATCCGCGCACGGGCGGTCTGGCGCAACGCCGAAAATGCGGTCGGGGCCTACATCCGCGCCACGCTGGCGGCGACCATGTGCGCAGGCCTACTGCTGCTGGGTGCCTACCGCCTGCTGGGCCAGATCCCGATGGTAGGCATGATCCCCTTCGCGGCCACGCTGGCGCTGCTGGGCGGTATATCGCACCTAGTGCCACGGGTGGGGCCAGGGCTGGTGGTGCTGCTCAGCGCGGCTGTGGCCGCCAGCAGCGGCATGGCATCGGCGGCGGCGGTGGGGCTGGTGGGCATCGCCATTCACATCGCCGCGCACCACCTGGGCGAGTGGGTGCTGCACACGGGCAGCGAGCGCGTGAACCCGCTGCTGCAGGTGCTGCTGCTGCTGGCGCTGGGCGAGGTCGGCGGGTTTGGGGCCATGATCTTCGCACCGCCGCTGGCCGCGCTGGTGCAGGTGCTCAACAACAGCCTGCGGGCCGCCACGGTCAACACCCCAAGCCAGCAGGCCGCATTCGCCATGCTCCACCAGCGGCTCGACCAGGTCGAGCAGGAGACCGACGCCGAGCAGCACGAGCTGCTGAACGTGCTGCGCCGCAGCCGCGATCTGGTTGGGCAGGCCCAGCAGCTGCTTGAGTAGGCCGGGTCTATGCGTTCTCGTTTGGCAGACCAGGGTTACCACCAAGACTCCAAGCAACAAAAGGGAGCAAATCCTAAGGGTTCAGCATTGCTCGCTTGATTTCGATGGTTTTGCAGAACACATTGGCCCTGCTTGAGTAGTCCGGGCAGCTTGTCGAAGCCATGGGGCTGGCCTATAATCAGCCGCAGGAGGCCAAGTTTCACATGGGGAGGCGGTGCGCCATGGAAGATGTGCGGGCGCAGGTTGTGGTCAGCGGGCGGGTGCAGGGGGTGTACTTCCGGGTCTCGACGCAGGATCAGGCACGGGCGGCGGGGGTACGCGGCTGGGTGCGCAACCTGCCCGATGGCCGCGTCCAGGCGGTGTTCGAGGGCAGCGCGGCGGCGGTGCGGCAGATGATCGACTGGTGCCACGAGGGGCCAGACATGGCCCACGTGGACCATGTCGCAGTCGAGTGGCAGACGCCCCAGGGCGAGGGACAGGGCTTCCGCATCCGCTAGATAGCACGCGCATAAAAAAACAGCGCAGCGGGCAGACACGGTGTCTGCCCGCTGCGCTGTTTTGGTAAGACAGCCTAGCGGCCCTTGCCCGCGTAGCGCCAGACCAGCGAGCCTGCGCCGATCAGGGCCAGCGAGAGGCCCAGCAGCAGCAGCGGCGAACTATCGCCCGCGCCGGTGCGGGGCAGCGCCCTGGGCGGGGTGCGCGTGGCCACGGGGGTGGCAACCGCAGGCGTGGCCTCCAGCATGGGGGTGGGGGTGCCCTCCAGCGTGGCCGTGGTGGTGATGACCGGCGTGGCGGTGCCCGCCACAGGCGACGCCGCAACGATGACGATCGTCACCTCCGAGGTGTTGTTGCCCGGGTCGTCGGTGGTGCTGCTGGTGCTGATGATCGCCACATTCTTCGCAGCGCCAAACGGGGCATCGAGCCGCACGCGCACCGTAATCTGGATCGTCACAACCTCATCGGGAGCAAGCGAGCCAATATCCACCGTGATCGCGCTGCCGCTCGTGCTGGCCGTACCTTTGCTGGTGGTCACACCTACCAGCTCGAACTCGCTGGCAAGATTATCGCTCACCACCACATCATTGGCGGTGCGCTCGTCCTCATTCGTAGCGGTGAGCGTGTAGAGGAAGGTCTCGCCTTGCTGCGCGGTCGAGACGCTGGCCGACTTATGGATGGTCGGGTCGGCCTCTCTCCCGCCCGAGGGGCGCGGTGTGCTGGTGGGCGGCACCGGCGTGGCGGTAGGCGGCTCGGCGGTGGGCGGCTCGGGCGTGTTGGTGGGCGGCACCGGCGTGCTGGTGGGCGGCACCGGCGTGCTGGTGGGCGGCACCGGCGTAGGCGTCGGTGGTTCGGCGGTGGGCGTGTCCACCGCATGCAGAGGCGCTGCATATGTCGCAGGGGCTGGGGCATAGAGCGATACACCGATAAGCACTGCACCAACAAAAAGCGTCATCCACGACATGACTCGCGCTTGCATAGCATCTCCTTGAGGGACAAAGGCGCTGCCCCACATTGTAGCAATTAACGTTGTATCGACACCAAATTCAGGCACATGGCGCGCAGTTTTAGGCCACAATCATAAGTATACAAGAAAAAGCGTTGTTTTCCCTAACACATTCTTTTCTCAAATATGCAGCAATGCAGGAACATAAAAAAGGGCGAGGTGCGTCCACACCCCGCCCCAATGCGGCAGACTAGGCCAGCGCCTGCGCCAGATCGTCGATCAGATCCTGGGCTTCCTCAATACCAACGGAGAGCCGCACCAGGCCTGGCGGAACCTCAAGCGCCGAACCGGCCACGCTCAGGTGGGTCATAGCGGCGGGCACCTCGATCAGGCTCTCCACGCCGCCCAGGCTCTCGGCCAGGGTGAATAGGTGAGTGCGGGCAACCAGATCGCGCGCCGCATTGGCCCCGCCGCGCATCACCACCGAGATCATGCCGCCGAAGCCGTGCATCTGGCGCTTGGCCAGGGCGTGCTGGGGGTGCGAGGGCAGGCCGGGGTAGATCACGCGCTCGATCGCGGGGTGCTGCTCAAGGTAGCTGGCCACGGCCAGGGCGTTCTCGGCGTGGGCGCGCATGCGCAGCGCCAGGGTCTTCAGGCCGCGCAGCACCAGCCAGCTGTCGAAGGGGCCGGGCACGCCGCCCGCCGCGTTCTGCACGAACTGCACGCGGGCCGCCAGCTCGGCATCCTTGAACACCAGCGCGCCGCCCACCACATCGCTGTGGCCGCCCATGTACTTGGTGGTGCTGTAGAGCACGATGTCGGCGCCCAGCTCCAGCGGGCGCTGGAAGTAGGGCGAGGCGAAGGTGTTGTCGACCACGGTGAGGATGCCGCGCTGCCGGGTGTGCTCGGTGATCGCGGCGATGTCGGCCAGCTTCAGCAGGGGATTGGTGGGCGTCTCGATCCAGATCAGCTTGGTCTCGGGGCGGATGGCGTCGAGCGCCTGCTCAAGGTCGCTGGTATCGACAAAGTCGGCCTTGATGCCTTGGCGGCTGAACACCTTGTCGAAAAGCCGGAAGGTGCCGCCATACACATCATCGCCGCACACCACGTGGTCGCCGCTGGAGAGCGCGAGCAGCAGCGCCGACTCGGCGGCCAGGCCCGAGGCGAAAGCTAGGGCGGCTGCGCCGCCATCCAGCGCGGCCAGAGCTGTCTCTAGCGCGGCGCGGGTGGGGTTGCCGCTGCGCGAGTACTCGTAGCCCTTGTGCACGCCGATGGACTCCTGGGCGAAGGTCGAGGTCTGGTAGATCGGCACGATCACCGCGCCGGTGGCCGGGTCTGGCTCCTGGCCAGCGTGGATGGCGCGGGTGGCGAAGCCCTTATCGTGATAGGTTGTGCTCATATTGTTGCCTTTGTGTATACAGAAATACATGTTTATTGTAACCGACGTGCGACATGTTGTGGCGGGTGTGGCAGCGCGCTGGCCACGCCTATTGTAGCGCACGTGGCTAGGAGAGGCATGGGCAAAAACAAGCTGCTGTATCGTAGTCAAAAAGCTACGATATACATCGCAAGACGGATATCTTTTCAGCACTAGGCTGATTAGACTCTATATCGTAGCTTTATAACTACGATATAGAGGAGAACGGGCATGTACAGCATCTTGCGAAATCGCGCGCTGGTCACTATCGGCATCGCCGAGGGCGTCAGCAACATCGGCAACTGGATCAACACCATGGCTATCTTTGCGCTGCTGCTGTTTCGCGGCGGCGGCGGCGTAGCCGAGAGCAGCGGCATCTTCCTGGCGGGCCTGGTGCCCACGCTGCTGGTCAGCCCGCTGGCAGGCTGGCTCTGCGACCGCTTCGACCGCAAGCGGCTGATGATCGCCAGCGAGCTGCTCTCGGGGCTGATGGTGGTAGGGCTGATCTTCGCGCAGCACACCACGCTAATCTACGCCCTGCTGGTATGCCAGGCGATCTGCGGGGCGGTGATGGGGCCAGCGCGGCGCTCCTCCATCCCACAGATCGTCGCGCCCGAGCAGCTGCCCAAGGCCAACGCGCTGCTAGAGCAGATCGCCAGCCTGATCAAGATCGCCGCGCCGCTGCTGGCCGGCGGTCTGCTTGCGGTGCTCAGCCCGCACCAGGCGCTCATCCTCGACGTGATCTCGTTCGCGATCTCGGCGATCATTCTGGCATGGCTACCCAAGCTGCCGCCCGCCGCCGCGCCCAGCCAGCACGCTGCCGCGCCCAAAAGCTCGCTGGGCGGGACGCTGCGGGGCAACGCCCGGCTGGCCCTGCTGATGGCGCTAGGCTTCAGCCTGCCCGCCGTGGTGATGGGCTTCGATGTGCTGGCATCGCTGCTGGTGCGCGACTCGCTGGGCGGCGACGAGCGGCTGTACGGCCTGCTGATCGGGGCAATCGGCGCGGGCAGCCTGGCCAGCACCGCGATCGTCATGCTGCGCCGCAGGGCCGCCGACCCCTGGCGCGATGCCACGGTGGGCATAGTGATACTGGCCGCGCTGCCTGCAGCCATGGCGGCGGCAGCAATCACGCCGCGCGTGGGCGCGCTGCCGCTGCTGATCTGTAGCATCGGCGCGGGCGTGGGCATCGGTCTGATCACCATGCAGGTGAGCACCCTCATCCAGCAGATGGCCCCGCCCGCGCTGCTCGGCCAGGTCAGCGGCATGTTCCAGAGCTTCCACACCGCAGGCCAGCTGGTGCCGCTGCTAGTGCTGCCGATGGTCATCCCGGCGCTGATCTCGATCGGGCTATACTTTGGTATGATGTGCGCGGCGCTGCTGCTGCTGGCAGCGGCAACCCAGATCGTGCTCGGCATGCGCCGATTCAGCCCGCCCGAGCAGGCCGAGCCAGGCCGGGCGACCACAGGATAACCATGGAAGATGCACGCGCGGCCCGCGACGCAGGCGGGTGGGAGATCGTCGAATCGGTAGCGCTAGAGCTGGATTTTGGCATAAGCATCGCGTGCGATCGGCTGCCCGCGCCGTTCCGCCAGGAGCGCTCGCGCCAGATCGCCCAGCAGGCCGCCGCCTGGCGCGAGGACTGGGCCGCGCTGATCGGCAGGCCGACCGGCTGGATCACGATCTGCGAGTACCTGGCCGACTTGGCGGGCGTGCTGACCGAGCGCGACTATGGGCGGGCCAGCATGGCCATGCGCGAGCTAGGCCAGCAGGATGCGCTGGAGCGCCTGATCGACAAGGCCGCGCGCTACGGCCTTGCGCCCCACCCCGATCTGCCCCCCGCCGAGCGGCTGCCCGAACTCTACAACCGGCTGATCCAGGCCCGCCGCCAGCACGTGGGCTTCAGCGAGGTGCCGCGCTCGGCGGTGCTGCGCCACGGCCAGCACGAGATCGCGCGGGCGGCGCGCTTCTTGGCGGGCGGCGATCTGCACACGCGCGGCTGGCACCTGATCGACCGCTTCTACTACGAGATCTATGCGCCCTGGCGGGCCGAGCAGCAGCCCGTGATCGACCAGGCCTACGCCGAGGCCGAGGCCGCCATGGGTGGGCGGGCGGGCGCGGGCAGGCCCGACACCAGCTGGCTGCCCGCCCAGAACCCGCTGCGCCACCAGCTGCCGCTGAGCAACGCGCTGGACGCGGGGATGCTGCGCGCGCTGCTGTGGGTCGAGCCATTTGGCTCCTTCGACTCGTGGGCGCTGGGCGATGGGGCGGTGTTCGCCTCGTGCAGCACATCCACCACGGCGCTGACCGGGGCCATGGACAAGCTCGAAGACCTGAGCCGCCGCATCCAGGCGCTGGCCGACCCCACCCGCCTGCTCATCCTGCGGCTCATCCGCAACCGCGATGCCAGCAACACCGGGCTGGCATCCTACCTCGATCTGGCCCGGCCCACCGTGAGCATCCACGCCAAGATCCTGCGCGAGGCGGGCCTGATCACCACCACCAGCGCCGGGCGGGCCGTGCGCCACCACATCCAGGCCGATGCCATCCGCAGCCTGTTCCGCGAGCTTGAGCAACTGCTCGACCTGCCCGAGATCAGCGAGGACTAGCCCTTCCAGATGCGGCGCGGCGCACAAAAGAACATTTGTTTCACCAGCATGAGCGTGCTATAATGCGGCCAAGGTACGAGTATCTACCACGAAACGGAGCCGCAGCATATGGCCACAGCCCCCGACCGTCGCGCTCTCCAGCGCCGCCTCGACGACGAGTTCCCCGACCTCCAGCTGCTCAACTGGTACATCCAGTACCGCCAGCTCAAAGCGGGCTGCCCGGATGCGGTGCTGCTCTACCGCATGGGCGACTTCTACGAGACCTTCGACGACGACGCCAAGCTGGTCGCCGAGAAGCTGGAGATCACGCTCACCTATAAAAAGTTCGCCAACAACAAGGCCACCGGGGCCGAGCAGCGCTGCCCCATGGCGGGCCTGCCCTACCACGCCGCCGAGCGCTACACCAGCCAGCTGGTGAGCGCGGGCTACCGCGTGGCGATCGCCGAGCAGATCAGCGAGACGCCATCCAGCCGAAAAGACACCCGCCCCAAGTCGGTGTTCGCGGGCGGGATCGAGGCCGGCGAGGCCCGCAAGGGCATGGTCGACCGCGAGGTGGTGCGCATCCTCACCCCCGGCACGATCACCGAGACCACCATGCTGCCAGCGGTGCAGAACAACTACCTGGTGGCCGTGATCGCCGAGGGCGGCAAGGTGGGGCTGGCCTACGCCGACCTGAGCACCGGCGAGTTCGCCTGCACCGAGTTCGCGGGCGACCGCGCCCACGCCCAGGCCCAGGGCGAGCTGGCCCGCCTGAGCGCCGCCGAGCTGCTGGTGCCCGAGGATGAGAAGCTGCGCATCCCCGGCCTCGACCCGGCCAGCGCCCGGCTGGAGCACGACCTGGAGTTCATGACCAAGGGCGAGCGCGAGATGCTGCTGCCCGGCGAGCGCCTGGCCCGCCGCACCGAGCGCGAGAACAACGCCCGCTGGGCGCACGGCCACGTCACCGGCGTGCCCGCGTGGAAGTGGGATCTGCGCACCACCTACGATGCGCTGACCCAGCAGTTCGGCGTGCGCTCGCTCGACGGCTTCGGCCTGAGCGCCGAGAAGAAGCTGGCCATCCGCGCCGCCGGGGCCATCCTGCAGTACACCCGCGAGACCCAGAACGGCGCGCTGGTGCACATGACCTCGCTGCGGGCCTACACCACCAGCGACGTGATGTTCCTCGACCCGCAGACGCGCCGCAACCTGGAGCTGCTGGAGGGCAGCGGCGGGCGCTCGAAAGGCTCGCTGGTGCAGGTGCTGGACCAGACCCGCACGCCCATGGGGGCGCGGCTGCTGCGCCGCTGGATCGGCCAGCCGCTGCTGGATGTGGCCCAGCTCACATCGCGGCAGGAAAACGTGGGCTTCTTCGTGGAGAACGCGCTGCTGCGGGCCGACATGCGCGAGCGCCTGAAGGCGCTGGGCGACATGGAGCGGGCGGTCAACCGCGTGGCCCAGGGCGGCGGCGTGGCCGTGCCGCGCGACCTGGTGCGCCTGCGCGAGGCGCTGCGCGCGCTGCCCGCCACCATCGAGGCGCTGGGCGGCTGGCGGCCAGCGGGCATGGCCGCGCCGGTGGCCGCGCCCGAGCAGGATGCCCAGGGCGAGCCAGAGCTGGGCGGCGAGTGGGACATGCTGTTCGATGAGGAGCCGCCCACGCCCGAGCCACCAGCGCCCGAGCCGCCCACGCCCGAGCCAAGTCTGCGCGAGCAGCGCGAGGCCAGGCGCAAGGTGGCGGCCCGCTACGCCGAGCAGGAAGACCTGTTCGCCGACTTCGACTGGGGCGCGGATGAGGATGAGGAGCCGCTGCCCGAGCCGCCCGCCCCCGAGCCGGAGCCGCCCGCCCCCGAGCGCCGCGCGCTGCCCCGCCCGCGCCGCAGCGCGGCCCCCAGCCCCAGCGGCATCGACGCCTGCGCCGACGTGCTGGCCTTCCTTGAGGGCGCGCTGGATGACGACCCGCCAGCGCTGCTGGGCGCTTCCAACTACCTGCGCGCCGTGGCGGGCGGCGAGACGCCCCGCCGCGTTATCCGCCCGGGCTTCGACAAGGGCATGGATGAGGTCGTGAAGGCAGCTCGCACGGCCCAGCAGTACATCAGCAACCTTGAAGCCCGCGAGCAGCAGAAGACCGGCATCAAGTCGCTGCGGGTGGGCTACAACCAGGTGTTCGGCTACTACATCGAGGTGGCCAAGAGCTACGCGGGCGACGTGCCCGCCGACTACATCCGCAAGCAGACGCTGAGCACCGGCGAGCGCTACTACACCAGCGAGCTGAAAGAGTTTGAGAACATCGTCATCACCGCGCAGGAGCGGCTGAACGACCTGGAGCGCCAGGCCTTCGCCCGCGTGTGCGCGATCGCCGCCGAGGCGGGCGAGCGCCTGCTGGCCACCGCCCGCGCCCTGGCCGAGATCGACGTGTACCTGGCGCTGGCCGAGGTGGCGGCGCGCGGCGGCTACACCCGCCCGCTGCTGGCCGAGGACAGCCGCCTGATCATCCAGGCGGGCCGCCACCCCATGGTCGAGCAGGCCCTGGATGACCCGTTCATCCCCAACGACGCGCTGCTGGACACCGACGCCAACCAGATCCTGGTGATCACCGGCCCCAACATGGCGGGCAAAAGCACGGTGCTGCGCCAGATCGCGCTGATCGTGCTGATGGCCCAGATCGGCTCGTTCGTGCCCGCCGAGCGCGCCGAGATCGGCCTGGTCGATCGGATCTTCACCCGCATCGGCGCGCAGGACGACATCGCCACCGGCCAGTCGACCTTCATGGTGGAGATGACCGAGACAGCGGCGCTGCTCATCCAGAGCACACGGCGCAGCCTGATCATTCTGGATGAGGTGGGGCGCGGCACCAGCACCTACGACGGCATGGCCATCGCCCAGGCGGTGATCGAGTACATCCACAACGAGCCGCGCCTGGGCTGCCGCACGCTGTTCGCCACCCACTACCACGAGCTAACCCGCCTGGAGCACGTGCTGCCCAGGGTGAAGAACTACCACATGGCGGCGGTAGAGCAGGATGGCCACGTGGCGTTCCTGCACAAGCTGCGCAGCGGCGGGGCCGACCGATCCTACGGCATTCATGTGGCCGAGCTGGCGGGCATCCCCCGCGCGGTCACCAAGCGCGCCAAGGAGCTGCTGGCCGACCTTGAGCAGTCGACGGCGCAGCCCGCCCCCGCGCCCCAGGCTGAGGGTGCCGCGCCCGAGGCCGCGCCCGAGGGGCTGCACCCGGCGGTGGAGTTCATTCGGCGGCTCCAGGTGAACGAGCTGACGCCGATCGAGGCGCTCACCAAGCTCTACGAGCTGCAGCAGCTGGCGAGGCAGTAGTTTTTCTTCACCACGAAGACGCGAAGGCGCGAAGGTTTTTTACCACCAAGGCTCCAAGGCTCCAAGTTTGCAGACTTGGGGCCTTGCGCCTTCTTCGAGCATTCACCTGCCTTCGTCGAGCGTTCACCCGCCTTCATCGAGCATTCACCTGCCTCATTCGAGCGCTCACCTGCCTCATTCGAGCGCTCACCTGCCTCATTCGAGCGTTTCCCAGCCTCATTCAAGCCGCCGCAATGAATCGCGCCGTATGCATCGCGTGCATCGTGTGCATCGTGCGATGGTTCGATGTGGCGATGCACGCGGCGCGGGCGGACACGAGATCCGCCCCTACATCGATGTGTGACACTGTGCGCATCGGGCGGGGCGGCAATAAGGGCAAGGCGGGCATTCTCGCACTCCTCAAGCATCTTTTCCCAGCACATCCAAAATCTTGGCGCCTTGGTGGCAAAAAATCCACGCCGAGCACATCCAAAATCTCCGAATCTTGGAGTCTTAGAGTCTTGGTGGTAAAAAATCCTCGTGGTGAATCTGGGTGTTGCCTTGGGGCGAGGCGGCGTGCTATACTGCGGGCAAGAAGAGGAACCCCTATGGATATGACAGCGGCACAGCCCAGCGTCAACGCTATCGCCCTTCACGACTACGGAGGCCTGGGCTGCTGCGTGCCATGGCTGTGGGGGCGCAGGGCCTAGTGTACCTTGCTAGGCAGAACCTCTTCCACAGCCTTCCCGAGCGGGAAGGTCTTTTTATTTTCCTGCTCTGATCGCGCGATGTCCGTGGCGGCGAGGCGTACCCGCGCCCGCTCGACGGCGAGCCAGCGGCCCCCATGCGGCTGCGCGCCCCACAGATGCGACAGAGCCAAGCAGAGAGGACTCTGTATGAGTACCATCAAACCGTTCGCGATCAAGACCCACGCCCCGCGCATGCCGTCGATCCTCAAGCTGTTCCAGCGGATCGCCAAGGCCCACCCGATGATCATCGCCGTCTCGCCCCCCGACCAGCACACGCGCCCCGAGCGCACCACCCGCTACTAGCCCTACCGCGCCGTAGGCGCTGCCACCACCCCTCCGCCCCGCTATGGCCAGGGCAGGGGGCGAACACAGCCATACGCCGCGTAGGTGTGAGGAACACCGAAACGAATGACCGCACGACCAAGCAAACAGGGCATCAGGCGCAACCTGATGCCCTGTCTTTTTTTGTGCCAAGCCCCGCTACGGCGCTAGATCGCCTTCTGGTTCTCGCGCGCGGTCTCTAGGCGGCCCAGGTGGCTGGCCTCGCTCAGCGAGACCAGGTAGGGCATGCCCTCGCCGTACTCGATCACGCTGATGCTGGCGTTGGTGACCCAGATGCGGTTGATGCGGTCCATGTCCATGCCCAGCGCATCGGCCACCAGGATCTTGACCACCACATCGTGGGTGGAGAGCAGCACGTTGCGGTCGGCGAACTCGCTGTACAGCCGCTCTTTAAAATCGAGCACGCGCTTGAGGATGTTGCTGAAGCTCTCGCCGCCGGGCATCTGCGAGCGGGTGGGGTGCATGCGCCACTCGACCAGGCCCGCGCCGTAGCGCGCGACCACCTCATCCAGCATCAGGCCCTGCCAGTCGCCGTGGTCGATCTCCAGCAGGGAAGGCTCGACGGTGAAGGGCACCGCCGGGTGGTGGGCGGCGATGGCCTCCGCCGTGCGGCGGGCGCGCTGTAGCGGGCTGGCGAAGATCGCATCGATCGGCTCGCCCTTGAGGCGCTCAGCCAGGGCGGCGGCCTGGCGCACGCCAAGCTCGGACAGCGGCGCGTCGGCCTGCCCCTGGTAGCGCCCGATTCGGTTCCACTCGCTCTCGCCGTGGCGAATAATGATGAGACGCATAGTTACCCTCTGCTCAAATGACTGCCTGGCAGATGCCAAGGGACCACGCTGAACCAGAGACACTGCCGGCTACCGCAAAACCGCAACCTGTTTACCGCGCGCCATTATAGCGGAAACTCGCCGCGCCGATGTGGTACCATGCGGCCACGAAGAAGCGCGATACAGGCCGCCCCACGCGCCAGAGAGGCTTGCGCAGGCTCTGGCCGCGCGCGGCAAGCGAGGAAAATATGGCCGAGACCCAAACCTGGCAGATCCTGCCCACCGCCGACGACGTGGCCGCCGAGGCCGCGCGGCGCTTCGTGGCGCTGGCCCAGCAGGCCGTGGCCCAGCGCGGCGTGTTCACCGTGGCGCTGGCGGGCGGCACCACGCCCAAGCGCATGTACGAGCTGCTGGCCCAGGCCCCGCTGGTCGACCAGGTGCCCTGGCCGCAGGTGAAGTTCTTCTGGAGCGACGAGCGTTTCGTGCCGCTGGACCACCCCGACAGCAACTACCTTGCCGCCCGCCTGGCGCTGCTCGACCACATCGCCATCCCAGCCAACACGGTGTTCCCCGCGCCGGTGGCCAGCGACACCCCCGAGCATGTCGCCGCATCCTACGCCGCCACCATCGCCCAGGAGCTTGGCGAGGGCGGGGTGTTCGACCTGGTGCTGCTAGGCATCGGGCCGGATGGCCACACCGCCTCGCTCTTCCCCGGCCGCCCCGAGGTGGACGCGCCCAGCGCGCCCGATGTGATCGCCATCCGCGAGTCGCCCAAGCCGCCGCCCAGCCGCATCACCTTCGCACTGCCGCTGATCAACGCCGCCGCCCACGTGATCGTGCTGGCCCCTGGGGCCGAGAAGGCCGACGCCGTGCGGCGCTGCCTGCGCCCGGCTGCGGGCGAGCTGCCGCCGCCCGCCGGGCGGGTGCGCCCCGGCGCGGGCCGGCTCACCTGGCTGATCGACGAAGCCTCGGCCAGCCAGCTCTAGCGGGAGAGGCAGCACCGATGATAGCCGAGCAATCTACCTTCGCCCAGATCCGCGCCCTGCTC is a genomic window containing:
- a CDS encoding acylphosphatase; this translates as MEDVRAQVVVSGRVQGVYFRVSTQDQARAAGVRGWVRNLPDGRVQAVFEGSAAAVRQMIDWCHEGPDMAHVDHVAVEWQTPQGEGQGFRIR
- a CDS encoding DUF11 domain-containing protein, translated to MQARVMSWMTLFVGAVLIGVSLYAPAPATYAAPLHAVDTPTAEPPTPTPVPPTSTPVPPTSTPVPPTNTPEPPTAEPPTATPVPPTSTPRPSGGREADPTIHKSASVSTAQQGETFLYTLTATNEDERTANDVVVSDNLASEFELVGVTTSKGTASTSGSAITVDIGSLAPDEVVTIQITVRVRLDAPFGAAKNVAIISTSSTTDDPGNNTSEVTIVIVAASPVAGTATPVITTTATLEGTPTPMLEATPAVATPVATRTPPRALPRTGAGDSSPLLLLGLSLALIGAGSLVWRYAGKGR
- a CDS encoding AI-2E family transporter; the protein is MRRIAQITLTIFCTLLAFVLLWAFRPALELFVGSVAIAAALRPLVRQTEDRGIPRGYAILLWYVLALALLGLVGGLFLLNISGEAASALEGFPTWYRTLVVQLQQGDMVGQALAQALPPPEVVALPQAPAFTGTLTGLVGGAVAQIVLVMAMLSLSFYWLSEVTHFERLWLSLLPVGARIRARAVWRNAENAVGAYIRATLAATMCAGLLLLGAYRLLGQIPMVGMIPFAATLALLGGISHLVPRVGPGLVVLLSAAVAASSGMASAAAVGLVGIAIHIAAHHLGEWVLHTGSERVNPLLQVLLLLALGEVGGFGAMIFAPPLAALVQVLNNSLRAATVNTPSQQAAFAMLHQRLDQVEQETDAEQHELLNVLRRSRDLVGQAQQLLE
- a CDS encoding cystathionine gamma-synthase — its product is MSTTYHDKGFATRAIHAGQEPDPATGAVIVPIYQTSTFAQESIGVHKGYEYSRSGNPTRAALETALAALDGGAAALAFASGLAAESALLLALSSGDHVVCGDDVYGGTFRLFDKVFSRQGIKADFVDTSDLEQALDAIRPETKLIWIETPTNPLLKLADIAAITEHTRQRGILTVVDNTFASPYFQRPLELGADIVLYSTTKYMGGHSDVVGGALVFKDAELAARVQFVQNAAGGVPGPFDSWLVLRGLKTLALRMRAHAENALAVASYLEQHPAIERVIYPGLPSHPQHALAKRQMHGFGGMISVVMRGGANAARDLVARTHLFTLAESLGGVESLIEVPAAMTHLSVAGSALEVPPGLVRLSVGIEEAQDLIDDLAQALA
- a CDS encoding winged helix-turn-helix transcriptional regulator, with the protein product MEDARAARDAGGWEIVESVALELDFGISIACDRLPAPFRQERSRQIAQQAAAWREDWAALIGRPTGWITICEYLADLAGVLTERDYGRASMAMRELGQQDALERLIDKAARYGLAPHPDLPPAERLPELYNRLIQARRQHVGFSEVPRSAVLRHGQHEIARAARFLAGGDLHTRGWHLIDRFYYEIYAPWRAEQQPVIDQAYAEAEAAMGGRAGAGRPDTSWLPAQNPLRHQLPLSNALDAGMLRALLWVEPFGSFDSWALGDGAVFASCSTSTTALTGAMDKLEDLSRRIQALADPTRLLILRLIRNRDASNTGLASYLDLARPTVSIHAKILREAGLITTTSAGRAVRHHIQADAIRSLFRELEQLLDLPEISED
- a CDS encoding MFS transporter; the encoded protein is MYSILRNRALVTIGIAEGVSNIGNWINTMAIFALLLFRGGGGVAESSGIFLAGLVPTLLVSPLAGWLCDRFDRKRLMIASELLSGLMVVGLIFAQHTTLIYALLVCQAICGAVMGPARRSSIPQIVAPEQLPKANALLEQIASLIKIAAPLLAGGLLAVLSPHQALILDVISFAISAIILAWLPKLPPAAAPSQHAAAPKSSLGGTLRGNARLALLMALGFSLPAVVMGFDVLASLLVRDSLGGDERLYGLLIGAIGAGSLASTAIVMLRRRAADPWRDATVGIVILAALPAAMAAAAITPRVGALPLLICSIGAGVGIGLITMQVSTLIQQMAPPALLGQVSGMFQSFHTAGQLVPLLVLPMVIPALISIGLYFGMMCAALLLLAAATQIVLGMRRFSPPEQAEPGRATTG